A region of Methyloversatilis discipulorum DNA encodes the following proteins:
- a CDS encoding DUF1826 domain-containing protein, protein MTARLQSCNTATSPGTADATDLAGLARIFDADCNLARMPRALPSALSDFLDQVAVHSALRGLPRTVLDCGQTLTPHALPAQAGRQILLDEVRLCGELLCDLTGSPRFGLRIEVLDRAMCPRWHVDQVGLRLLVTWRGPATEWLDEACADRSQLGGDGVMRDSAGIRQALAGDIVLLKGERWPGNAGRGVIHRSPCIDDDAPRIVAAFDSIW, encoded by the coding sequence ATGACTGCCAGACTTCAATCCTGCAACACGGCGACATCGCCCGGTACGGCCGACGCCACCGACCTGGCCGGCCTGGCGCGCATCTTCGACGCCGACTGCAATCTGGCGCGCATGCCGCGCGCCCTGCCGTCGGCCCTGTCCGACTTCCTTGACCAGGTCGCGGTGCACTCTGCGCTGCGCGGCCTGCCGCGCACCGTTCTCGACTGTGGACAGACGCTGACGCCCCATGCCCTGCCTGCCCAGGCCGGCCGGCAGATCCTGCTCGACGAAGTCCGCCTGTGCGGCGAACTGCTGTGCGACCTGACCGGCAGCCCGCGCTTCGGCCTGCGCATCGAAGTGCTCGATCGCGCCATGTGTCCGCGCTGGCACGTCGATCAGGTCGGCCTGCGCCTGCTGGTCACCTGGCGCGGACCGGCCACCGAGTGGCTGGACGAAGCCTGCGCCGACCGCAGCCAGCTGGGCGGCGACGGCGTGATGCGCGACAGCGCGGGCATCCGGCAAGCCCTGGCCGGTGACATCGTCTTGCTCAAGGGCGAACGCTGGCCCGGCAACGCCGGCCGCGGCGTCATCCACCGCTCGCCCTGCATTGACGACGACGCCCCGCGCATCGTCGCCGCCTTCGACTCCATCTGGTGA
- the zigA gene encoding zinc metallochaperone GTPase ZigA produces the protein MTARLPVTVLSGFLGAGKTTLLNHVLSNTEGRRVAVIVNDMSEVNIDAQLVAHGAQLSRTDARMVEMSNGCICCTLREDLLIEVSRLAREGRFDYLLIESTGISEPLPVAETFTFEDEDGSSLSSVSRLDTMVTVVDAYNFLRDYSSQDMIAERGESLGDEDQRTVVDLLVDQVEFADVIVLNKCDLVSDAERERLHAILRALNPRADVVEAREGRVPLDRILDTGRFDFDAAAEAPGWLQEMRGTHVPESDTYGIRSFSWSERRPFHPQRFWNLIHDEWPGVIRSKGFFWLASRMDFAGEWAQAGGICRNRPAGLWWAAVDRADWPTDRDYLKQIEARWLAPFGDRRQELVFIGMDMDEAWIRQQLDACLLTDAEMAAGSSAWRDLPDPFDPWSLAAADDEPEQGT, from the coding sequence ATGACTGCACGACTGCCCGTCACCGTCCTGTCCGGCTTTCTCGGCGCCGGCAAGACCACCCTGCTCAACCATGTGCTGTCGAATACCGAAGGCCGCCGCGTGGCGGTCATCGTGAATGACATGTCGGAAGTGAACATCGACGCCCAGCTGGTGGCTCATGGCGCACAGCTGTCGCGTACCGACGCACGCATGGTCGAAATGTCCAACGGCTGCATCTGCTGCACGCTGCGCGAAGACCTGCTGATCGAAGTATCGAGACTGGCGCGCGAAGGCCGCTTCGACTATCTGCTGATCGAATCGACCGGCATTTCCGAGCCGCTGCCGGTCGCCGAAACCTTCACTTTCGAAGACGAGGACGGCAGCAGCCTGTCATCGGTGTCGCGGCTCGACACCATGGTGACCGTGGTCGATGCGTACAACTTCCTGCGCGACTATTCGAGCCAGGACATGATCGCCGAGCGCGGCGAATCGCTGGGCGACGAAGACCAGCGCACGGTGGTCGACCTGCTGGTCGACCAGGTCGAATTCGCCGACGTGATCGTGCTGAACAAATGCGACCTGGTGAGCGATGCCGAACGCGAGCGACTGCACGCCATCCTGCGCGCATTGAATCCACGCGCCGACGTCGTCGAGGCCCGTGAAGGCCGCGTGCCGCTGGACCGCATCCTCGACACCGGCCGCTTCGATTTCGACGCTGCCGCCGAAGCGCCGGGCTGGCTGCAGGAAATGCGCGGCACCCACGTGCCGGAATCCGACACCTACGGCATCCGCAGCTTTTCGTGGAGCGAGCGCCGGCCCTTCCATCCGCAGCGCTTCTGGAACCTGATCCACGACGAATGGCCCGGCGTCATCCGCAGCAAGGGTTTCTTCTGGCTGGCCAGCCGCATGGACTTCGCCGGCGAATGGGCGCAGGCCGGCGGCATCTGCCGCAACCGCCCGGCCGGCCTGTGGTGGGCGGCGGTGGATCGCGCCGACTGGCCGACCGACCGCGACTACCTGAAGCAGATCGAAGCGCGCTGGCTGGCGCCCTTCGGCGACCGCCGGCAGGAACTGGTGTTCATCGGCATGGACATGGACGAGGCGTGGATACGCCAGCAGCTCGACGCCTGTCTGCTGACCGACGCCGAAATGGCCGCCGGCTCGTCCGCCTGGCGCGACCTGCCCGATCCTTTCGACCCGTGGTCGCTCGCTGCGGCCGACGACGAGCCGGAGCAAGGCACCTAG
- a CDS encoding response regulator has translation MNNRQTRILLVDDHAVVRTGYRALLEMNESLLVAAEAGTADEAYAAYRKHAPDVVVMDIMLPGSSGIEATRRIVAFDEQAKVLMFTMCSHPTVVQQALDAGALGVLTKDSPAEQLVDAVQSVARGKRVLSRQVAESVAFSHYLPESKLFGYLTPREFEMCRLLVSGHSIDAIAEQLNLSPKTVANKLSTARRKLDVSSDIELVKLASEVGLVPWVTERRLGLAETPPTPR, from the coding sequence ATGAACAACCGACAGACCCGCATCCTTCTGGTCGATGACCACGCCGTCGTGCGCACCGGTTACCGTGCGCTGCTGGAGATGAACGAGTCGCTGCTGGTGGCGGCCGAGGCGGGCACCGCCGACGAGGCCTATGCCGCCTATCGCAAGCACGCGCCCGACGTCGTGGTGATGGACATCATGCTGCCCGGCTCCAGCGGCATCGAAGCCACGCGGCGCATCGTCGCCTTCGACGAACAGGCCAAGGTGCTCATGTTCACGATGTGCTCGCATCCGACCGTGGTGCAGCAGGCGCTGGACGCCGGCGCGCTCGGTGTGCTGACCAAGGACAGCCCGGCCGAGCAACTGGTCGACGCGGTGCAGTCGGTGGCGCGCGGCAAGCGCGTGCTGAGCCGGCAGGTGGCGGAAAGCGTGGCCTTCTCGCACTACCTGCCGGAATCCAAGCTGTTCGGTTACCTGACGCCGCGCGAATTCGAAATGTGCCGCCTGCTGGTGTCCGGCCACTCGATCGATGCCATCGCCGAACAGCTCAATCTGAGCCCGAAGACGGTGGCCAACAAGCTGAGCACCGCGCGACGCAAGCTCGACGTCAGTTCGGACATCGAACTGGTGAAACTCGCCTCCGAAGTCGGCCTGGTGCCCTGGGTGACCGAACGGCGCCTGGGCCTGGCGGAGACCCCGCCCACGCCGCGCTAG
- a CDS encoding ATP-binding protein — translation MTLKNRLLLIVLVLMCLLLLTHGFLHYKAWRSDSVEEIESGTRLVLLLLPEDMPLNAGDGRSPMLDSLLERVQRMKDIRHVRIDVLDLAGRVLASSDTRGAGGWPAPDEAPVQADGTVRMKPWRLNGEIAGFYRVSPMPSDEMREKWEGFKRLSYLTVAYSVLLGLLLYWAICRALEPVHALRTALRDIESGRLDARLPAFRLPDLAELSASFNRMANSLAEVSRERSALLRKIMVMEEQTRRAIARDLHDEMSTYMVAMQPHVAVLSAACRNEPALTRYSGSAEALGGHLAQLLGRVRVQLESLHPVEIDALGLYNALRQLVEQRSAQAPRPLELVLNLEGESADAGPTVEASAYRIVQEAVTNAFKHSDCSRLLIGVSTEQGSDGRVLKLDIWDNGSAHGIPTGVAGLGMLGMRERALALGGVCSAGPANGGGWRVTVRLPFARNEQEITA, via the coding sequence ATGACACTGAAGAACCGCCTGCTGCTGATCGTGCTTGTGCTCATGTGCCTGCTGCTGCTGACGCACGGCTTCCTGCACTACAAGGCCTGGCGCAGCGACTCGGTCGAGGAGATCGAGTCGGGTACGCGGCTGGTGCTGTTGCTGCTGCCGGAGGACATGCCGCTGAACGCCGGCGACGGCCGCTCGCCCATGCTCGATTCGCTGCTCGAACGCGTGCAGCGCATGAAGGACATCCGCCACGTGCGCATCGACGTGCTCGACCTCGCGGGTCGCGTGCTCGCCTCGTCCGACACCCGAGGTGCCGGTGGATGGCCGGCGCCGGACGAAGCGCCGGTGCAGGCCGACGGCACGGTGCGCATGAAGCCGTGGCGCCTCAATGGCGAGATCGCCGGCTTCTATCGCGTGTCGCCGATGCCGTCCGACGAAATGCGCGAAAAGTGGGAAGGCTTCAAGCGACTGAGCTATCTGACGGTGGCCTACAGCGTGCTGCTCGGTCTGCTGCTGTACTGGGCCATCTGTCGCGCGCTGGAGCCGGTGCATGCGCTGCGCACCGCCTTGCGCGACATCGAGTCCGGGCGTCTCGACGCGCGCCTGCCGGCCTTCCGCCTGCCCGATCTGGCGGAGCTGTCGGCCTCGTTCAACCGGATGGCCAACTCGCTGGCCGAAGTGAGCCGCGAACGCTCGGCGCTGCTGCGCAAGATCATGGTGATGGAAGAGCAGACGCGGCGCGCCATCGCGCGCGACCTGCACGACGAAATGAGCACCTATATGGTGGCGATGCAGCCGCACGTCGCAGTGCTGTCGGCGGCCTGCCGGAACGAGCCGGCACTGACCCGCTACAGCGGCAGCGCCGAGGCGCTGGGCGGACATCTGGCGCAGCTGCTGGGCCGCGTGCGCGTGCAGCTGGAATCGCTGCACCCGGTCGAGATCGACGCGCTGGGCCTCTACAACGCGCTGCGCCAGCTGGTCGAACAGCGCAGCGCACAGGCGCCGCGGCCGCTCGAACTGGTGCTCAACCTCGAAGGTGAATCGGCCGACGCCGGACCGACGGTCGAGGCCAGTGCCTACCGCATCGTGCAGGAGGCGGTCACCAATGCCTTCAAGCACTCCGACTGCTCGCGCCTGCTGATCGGCGTGAGCACCGAGCAGGGCAGCGACGGCCGCGTGCTCAAGCTCGACATCTGGGACAACGGCAGTGCGCATGGCATACCGACCGGTGTCGCCGGGCTGGGCATGCTGGGCATGCGCGAACGCGCGCTGGCGCTGGGTGGTGTCTGCAGCGCCGGCCCGGCTAACGGCGGAGGCTGGCGCGTCACCGTGCGGCTGCCCTTCGCACGCAACGAACAGGAGATCACCGCATGA
- a CDS encoding methanol/ethanol family PQQ-dependent dehydrogenase, producing the protein MSLKRATGQTGLQKKRLSRAVATAIAGFALASASGAALANAELIKLSQDDRQWVMQGKDYDHSHYSGLKQINRSNVKNLKAAWTFSTGVLHGHEGGPLVVNGIMYIHTPFPNITYAIDLDNPNKILWEHKPKQDASVRAVACCDVVNRGLAYGDGKIFKTQLDGHIVALDAKTGKELWKMENSDPKVGSTLTQAPMVVEDMVIVGSSGAELGVRGYVTAYRIKDGKQVWRAYATGPDEDILLADDFNMANPHYGQKGLGTSTWEGDAWKIGGGTNWGWYAYDPELKLMYYGSGNPAPWNETMRPGDNKWTMAIWGRDVKTGKAKFAFQKTPHDEWDYAGVNWIGLSDQVVDGKKQKLLTHPDRNGIVYTLNRENGNLVRADKIDPSVNVFKGYDMKKGVPIRDPEYSTRMDHLAKGICPSAMGYHNQGHDSIDKKRELVMLGTNMICMDWEPFMLPYRAGQFFVGATLNMYATPGNNGNMGQVKAYDVKTSKFKWVKDEKFSVWGGTTSTAGDLVFYGTLDGLIKAVDADNGKTLWEFKLPSGVIGHPVTYEHKGKQYVAIYYGVGGWPGVGLVFDLTDPTAGLGAVGAFKELQQYTKMGGGVMVFSL; encoded by the coding sequence ATGTCACTGAAAAGAGCAACCGGCCAGACCGGTCTGCAGAAGAAACGTCTGAGCCGTGCCGTCGCCACCGCGATCGCCGGCTTTGCGCTGGCGTCCGCATCGGGTGCCGCGCTCGCCAACGCCGAGCTGATCAAGCTTTCGCAGGACGATCGTCAGTGGGTCATGCAGGGCAAGGACTACGACCACAGCCACTACAGCGGCCTGAAGCAGATCAACCGCAGCAACGTGAAGAACCTGAAGGCCGCGTGGACCTTCTCGACCGGCGTGCTGCACGGCCACGAGGGTGGTCCGCTGGTGGTGAACGGCATCATGTACATCCACACGCCCTTCCCCAACATCACCTACGCGATCGATCTCGACAACCCGAACAAGATCCTGTGGGAACACAAGCCCAAGCAGGACGCATCGGTCCGCGCGGTCGCCTGCTGCGACGTCGTGAACCGTGGCCTCGCTTACGGCGACGGCAAGATCTTCAAGACCCAGCTCGACGGCCACATCGTTGCGCTGGACGCCAAGACCGGCAAGGAACTGTGGAAGATGGAGAACTCCGACCCGAAGGTCGGCTCCACGCTGACGCAGGCACCGATGGTGGTCGAGGACATGGTCATCGTCGGTTCGTCGGGTGCGGAGCTGGGCGTGCGTGGCTACGTCACCGCCTACCGCATCAAGGACGGCAAGCAGGTCTGGCGCGCCTACGCCACCGGCCCGGACGAGGACATCCTGCTGGCTGACGACTTCAACATGGCGAACCCGCACTACGGTCAGAAGGGCCTCGGCACCTCGACCTGGGAAGGCGACGCATGGAAGATCGGCGGCGGCACCAACTGGGGCTGGTACGCCTACGACCCGGAACTGAAGCTGATGTACTACGGCTCGGGCAACCCGGCACCGTGGAACGAAACCATGCGCCCGGGCGACAACAAGTGGACCATGGCCATCTGGGGTCGCGACGTGAAGACCGGCAAGGCCAAGTTCGCCTTCCAGAAGACGCCGCATGACGAGTGGGACTACGCCGGCGTGAACTGGATCGGCCTGTCCGACCAGGTCGTCGACGGCAAGAAGCAGAAGCTGCTGACCCACCCGGACCGCAACGGCATCGTCTACACCCTGAACCGCGAGAACGGCAACCTCGTTCGCGCCGACAAGATCGACCCGTCGGTGAACGTGTTCAAGGGCTACGACATGAAGAAGGGCGTGCCCATCCGCGATCCCGAGTACTCGACCCGCATGGACCATCTGGCCAAGGGCATCTGCCCGTCCGCCATGGGCTACCACAACCAGGGCCACGACTCGATCGACAAGAAGCGCGAACTGGTCATGCTCGGCACCAACATGATCTGCATGGACTGGGAGCCGTTCATGCTGCCCTACCGCGCAGGTCAGTTCTTCGTCGGCGCCACGCTGAACATGTATGCCACCCCGGGCAACAACGGCAACATGGGTCAGGTCAAGGCCTACGACGTCAAGACGTCGAAGTTCAAGTGGGTCAAGGACGAGAAGTTCTCGGTCTGGGGTGGTACCACCTCCACCGCCGGCGACCTCGTGTTCTACGGCACGCTGGACGGTCTGATCAAGGCGGTCGATGCCGACAACGGCAAGACGCTGTGGGAATTCAAGCTCCCGTCCGGCGTCATCGGCCACCCGGTCACCTATGAGCACAAGGGCAAGCAGTACGTCGCCATCTACTACGGTGTGGGCGGCTGGCCCGGCGTCGGCCTCGTGTTCGACCTGACCGACCCGACCGCAGGTCTCGGTGCAGTGGGCGCCTTCAAGGAGCTCCAGCAGTACACCAAGATGGGCGGCGGCGTGATGGTGTTCTCGCTGTAA
- the moxJ gene encoding methanol oxidation system protein MoxJ, with translation MKQTLIAALLCALGGVAHAAGTLKVCAADNEMPYANERGEGFEDRIAEKLAAAMDMKLERVGFSDPRYVVRDLLDKGKCDVMLGVDAGDPRVATTRAYYRSSYVFVTRADFGQEVTGWDSPALQTAHIGVIPGTPAEVMLVQLGRYADSFRYMMSLGGNKAPRNRYVRYDSEKLIRDLAAGEIDVAVAWAPSVARYIKSAATPLKVTQVPAQATKSNGEPVHFHFDTAIAVRKDDRALLARIEAALARSRDDIEGVLRAEGIQILPPNPVAEGNKDSKG, from the coding sequence ATGAAACAGACCCTCATTGCAGCGCTGCTGTGCGCGCTCGGCGGCGTCGCACACGCCGCCGGCACGCTCAAGGTGTGCGCGGCCGACAACGAAATGCCCTACGCCAACGAGCGGGGCGAAGGATTCGAAGACCGCATCGCCGAAAAGCTGGCAGCGGCCATGGACATGAAGCTGGAGCGCGTCGGCTTCAGCGACCCGCGCTACGTGGTGCGCGACCTGCTCGACAAGGGCAAGTGCGACGTCATGCTCGGCGTCGATGCGGGCGATCCCCGCGTCGCCACGACCCGCGCCTACTACCGTTCGAGCTATGTGTTCGTCACCCGCGCCGACTTCGGCCAGGAGGTGACCGGCTGGGACAGCCCGGCGCTGCAGACCGCGCACATCGGCGTCATACCCGGCACGCCGGCGGAAGTGATGCTGGTGCAGCTCGGCCGCTATGCCGACAGCTTCCGCTACATGATGTCGCTCGGCGGCAACAAGGCACCGCGCAACCGCTACGTGCGCTACGACAGCGAAAAGCTGATCCGCGACCTCGCCGCCGGCGAGATCGACGTCGCCGTGGCCTGGGCACCGTCGGTCGCCCGCTACATCAAGAGCGCAGCGACGCCGCTGAAGGTCACTCAGGTACCGGCCCAGGCCACGAAGTCGAATGGCGAACCGGTGCATTTCCACTTCGACACCGCCATCGCCGTGCGCAAGGACGACCGCGCACTGCTGGCCCGCATCGAAGCCGCGCTCGCGCGCAGCCGTGACGACATCGAGGGCGTATTGCGCGCCGAAGGCATACAGATTCTGCCGCCGAACCCGGTGGCCGAAGGAAACAAGGACAGCAAGGGATGA
- the moxG gene encoding cytochrome c(L), periplasmic: MKFQVSKLVAATLMGGAIATAIAAGSPPRFYNIIEGSPLDFSGKEESEAVKNFKQTGINPYNTDAAKIAEGESLYSTACSGCHGHHAEGKLGPGLADDYWTYPANATDAGLFSSIYGGLQGMMGPQSGHLSQDEILVIMSWIRSVYKGDPAKALWKQAN; this comes from the coding sequence ATGAAGTTTCAAGTCAGCAAACTGGTCGCGGCAACCCTGATGGGTGGCGCCATCGCCACGGCGATCGCCGCCGGCAGCCCGCCGCGCTTCTACAACATCATCGAAGGTTCGCCACTCGACTTCTCCGGCAAGGAGGAAAGCGAAGCGGTGAAGAACTTCAAGCAGACGGGCATCAACCCCTACAACACCGACGCCGCCAAGATCGCCGAGGGCGAGTCGCTGTACTCGACCGCCTGCTCGGGCTGTCACGGCCATCACGCCGAAGGCAAGCTCGGCCCCGGTCTGGCCGACGACTACTGGACCTACCCGGCGAATGCCACCGACGCCGGCCTGTTCTCCAGCATCTACGGCGGTCTGCAGGGAATGATGGGGCCGCAGAGCGGGCACCTGTCGCAGGACGAAATCCTGGTGATCATGAGCTGGATCCGCTCGGTCTATAAGGGCGATCCGGCCAAGGCACTGTGGAAGCAGGCGAACTGA
- a CDS encoding AAA family ATPase, which yields MHSEPVDLSAWRVRALDFERQLNAVLVGMPRTVRLMTIAVFARGHVLLEGDVGVGKTTLLKAVARGIGGAYQRIEGTVDLMPGDLVYHTYVGDDGRPRVEPGPLIAQGSELAVFFFNEINRARPQVHALLLRLMAERTVSAFNREYTLPWMQVFADRNRVEREETFELPSAARDRFLLEVSVEAPDARDQLRGLMFDTRFHDADALISSVEPGMLDHTRLNDVAQSIQDTVQSSPALDDYGVDLWLATRQPAQYGVQLSDVDIDQFILSGASPRGVAMLARAARVQAWLEGRDRLVPEDLHAVFFEAIAHRLCLNPVYETQRPLYARPFVTEVLRQVASP from the coding sequence ATGCACTCCGAACCTGTTGACCTGTCGGCATGGCGGGTCCGTGCGCTCGACTTCGAGCGCCAGCTGAACGCGGTGCTGGTCGGCATGCCGCGCACCGTGCGACTGATGACCATCGCGGTGTTCGCCCGCGGCCACGTACTGCTCGAAGGCGATGTCGGCGTCGGCAAGACCACGCTGCTGAAGGCGGTGGCGCGCGGCATCGGCGGCGCCTACCAGCGCATCGAAGGCACCGTGGACCTGATGCCCGGCGACCTCGTCTATCACACCTATGTCGGCGACGACGGCCGCCCGCGTGTCGAGCCGGGCCCGCTGATCGCGCAGGGCAGCGAGCTGGCGGTGTTCTTCTTCAACGAGATCAACCGCGCCCGCCCGCAGGTCCATGCACTGCTGCTGCGCCTGATGGCCGAACGCACGGTGAGCGCCTTCAACCGCGAATACACCTTGCCGTGGATGCAGGTGTTCGCCGACCGCAACCGGGTCGAGCGCGAAGAAACCTTCGAACTGCCCTCGGCCGCCCGCGACCGTTTCCTGCTCGAAGTGTCAGTCGAGGCGCCGGACGCGCGCGACCAGCTGCGCGGCCTCATGTTCGACACCCGCTTCCACGACGCCGACGCGCTGATCTCCAGCGTCGAACCTGGCATGCTGGACCACACGCGCCTGAACGATGTCGCACAGTCCATCCAGGACACCGTGCAGTCCAGCCCGGCGCTCGACGACTACGGCGTCGACCTCTGGCTGGCAACGCGCCAGCCAGCGCAGTACGGCGTGCAGCTGTCCGACGTCGACATCGATCAGTTCATCCTCTCTGGCGCCAGCCCGCGTGGCGTCGCCATGCTGGCACGCGCCGCCCGCGTGCAGGCCTGGCTCGAAGGCCGCGACCGCCTGGTGCCGGAAGACCTGCACGCGGTGTTCTTCGAGGCGATCGCGCACCGCCTCTGCCTGAACCCGGTGTACGAGACGCAGCGCCCGCTGTACGCCCGCCCCTTCGTCACCGAGGTGCTGCGCCAGGTCGCCTCGCCATGA
- a CDS encoding DUF58 domain-containing protein has product MTASALAYALRWRSRAVTPGAHRGTLSGPGHDFERSVPLSGNRDARRLDLRATLRDPSERVWVRLFRQQAVVPVVVLVDVSRSMDYRGATHRHALAAELAEAIAHAAWRIGDPFALIACDHRIRAELTLPPCRSAAGARAALARLRAHVPDGDDNSALLKAAPLLPRRRSLVFLLTDGHMPDERLNRVLGSLARHDVVTVVLGDSREQHASARWGIARLRDLESGAERLLLQRPALARAFVEAQAARRERLRHIALRHGRPPLFIDDRIDPVQFNRYFLQS; this is encoded by the coding sequence ATGACAGCGTCCGCGCTCGCCTACGCGCTGCGCTGGCGCAGTCGCGCGGTCACGCCGGGTGCGCACCGCGGCACGCTGTCCGGGCCGGGGCACGACTTCGAACGCAGCGTGCCGCTGTCCGGCAACCGCGACGCGCGCCGGCTCGACCTGCGGGCGACGCTGCGCGACCCGTCGGAACGCGTGTGGGTGCGGCTGTTCCGGCAACAGGCCGTGGTGCCGGTGGTGGTGCTGGTCGACGTGTCGCGCTCGATGGACTACCGCGGCGCGACGCACCGGCATGCGCTCGCCGCCGAACTCGCCGAGGCGATTGCGCACGCCGCCTGGCGCATCGGCGATCCGTTCGCACTGATCGCCTGCGACCACCGCATCCGTGCGGAACTGACGCTGCCGCCCTGCCGCAGCGCGGCCGGTGCGCGCGCCGCCCTCGCCCGGCTGCGCGCACACGTACCGGATGGCGACGACAACAGCGCACTGCTCAAAGCCGCCCCGCTGCTGCCGCGCCGGCGCTCGCTGGTATTCCTGCTCACCGACGGCCACATGCCGGACGAGCGCCTGAACCGCGTGCTCGGCAGCCTCGCCCGCCACGACGTGGTCACCGTGGTACTCGGCGACAGCCGCGAACAGCACGCCTCTGCGCGCTGGGGCATCGCCCGCCTGCGCGACCTTGAAAGCGGCGCCGAGCGTCTGCTGCTGCAGCGCCCGGCCCTCGCCCGCGCCTTCGTCGAGGCGCAGGCGGCGCGGCGCGAACGGCTGCGCCACATCGCGCTGCGCCACGGACGCCCGCCGCTGTTCATCGACGATCGCATCGATCCGGTGCAGTTCAACCGCTACTTCCTGCAGTCATGA
- a CDS encoding vWA domain-containing protein — translation MMSFDHPHWLWAALLALLPLLWHGQRTLPHGWLPGVPADPASRALAVALRLLGALAVLGSVIALAGPHRQGEDVERVGNGAHVVITLDRSASMSDGFAGRGAQQGDEAKGRAAARLLEDFVRERPRDLFGVVSFSTAPVHGLELTADHDAVRAAIRASAAPGVGLTNIAAGLTMSLEQFRDKPVTGSRVVLLVSDGAAQIDVRKQNQIRRLFAENRSALYWIFLRTAGGRGPSDPPDPEAGFDPAPEYFLNEYFRDLGVPYRLYEADTPDALARAIADVARLQNQPLRYRETPPRQDLGGLFIGIAFACSLLLLAARTFEVPAWSR, via the coding sequence ATGATGTCCTTCGATCATCCGCACTGGCTGTGGGCTGCACTGCTCGCGCTGCTGCCGCTGCTGTGGCACGGCCAGCGCACGCTGCCGCACGGCTGGCTGCCTGGCGTGCCGGCCGATCCGGCGTCGCGCGCACTGGCCGTCGCGCTGCGTCTGCTGGGCGCGCTGGCAGTGCTCGGCAGCGTGATCGCGCTGGCCGGTCCGCACCGTCAGGGCGAAGACGTCGAACGGGTCGGCAACGGCGCCCACGTCGTCATCACGCTGGACCGCAGCGCCAGCATGAGCGACGGCTTCGCCGGTCGTGGCGCGCAGCAGGGCGACGAAGCCAAGGGCCGCGCCGCCGCCCGCCTGCTCGAAGACTTCGTGCGCGAGCGCCCGCGCGACCTGTTCGGCGTGGTGTCCTTCAGCACGGCGCCGGTGCATGGCCTCGAACTGACCGCCGACCACGACGCGGTGCGCGCCGCGATACGCGCGTCGGCCGCACCCGGCGTCGGACTGACCAATATCGCCGCCGGCCTGACGATGTCGCTCGAGCAGTTCCGCGACAAGCCGGTGACCGGCTCACGCGTGGTGCTGCTGGTGTCGGACGGCGCCGCGCAGATCGACGTGCGCAAGCAGAACCAGATCCGCCGCCTGTTCGCCGAGAACCGCAGCGCGCTGTACTGGATCTTCCTGCGCACCGCCGGCGGCCGCGGCCCGTCCGACCCGCCGGACCCGGAAGCCGGCTTCGATCCGGCGCCGGAGTACTTCCTGAACGAGTACTTCCGCGACCTCGGCGTGCCCTACCGGCTGTACGAAGCCGACACACCGGACGCACTCGCCCGCGCCATCGCCGACGTCGCCCGCCTGCAGAACCAGCCGCTGCGCTATCGCGAAACACCGCCGCGGCAGGACCTCGGCGGGCTGTTCATCGGCATCGCCTTCGCCTGCAGCCTGCTGCTACTGGCCGCCCGCACTTTCGAGGTTCCCGCATGGTCCCGCTGA